A genomic segment from Saprospiraceae bacterium encodes:
- a CDS encoding FAD-dependent oxidoreductase, translating into MQPTDIKNPEYFHKVVDCQYACPAHTPVPEYIRLIAAGKYTEAYMVNWESNVFPGVLGRTCDRPCEPACRRGRVEEEPVAICRLKRVAADHKGDVSVHMPKGPFPPNGKKIALIGGGPASLTVARDLAPLGYEIHLYDDQEFGGGMMRSQIPSFRLPDEVLSEEVNFILNLGIHTHFKTYVNSLKEILSKGYDAIFVGTGAPKGKDLPDLPGRWDAKENIHIGIQWLANVAFEHTAKIGKKVIVVGGGNTAMDCCRTSRRLGGEEVKVVVRSPFSEMKASPWEKEDAMHEDIPILDCHVPKSFVVENGQLKGMRFEKVKAIKDDSGKRKLVPSGEPEVLIEADEILLAIGQENSFPWIERDLGIEFDQWEMPKVDVLTHQSSIPNVFFGGDAAFGPKNVITAVAQGHQAAISIDLYCQGKNLTERLHPMVNLVSQKMGIHEWAYDSKIVDDLRYIVPQADKKLTLKDRKKEVELGFDLENGFKEAQRCLNCDVQTVFTTSRCIECDACVDICPTSCISFVEDGEEMDLRTRLSAPANNLTQDLYVSEVLPTKRVMVKDEDVCLHCGLCAERCPTTAWDMQKYFYQVTKAGSCKHIL; encoded by the coding sequence TTGCAACCAACAGATATCAAAAATCCGGAGTATTTTCATAAGGTAGTTGACTGCCAATACGCTTGTCCTGCCCATACCCCGGTTCCGGAATACATCCGCTTGATAGCGGCCGGGAAATATACCGAAGCCTACATGGTTAACTGGGAATCCAATGTGTTTCCGGGTGTTTTGGGTCGCACCTGTGACCGGCCGTGTGAACCAGCCTGCCGTCGAGGTCGTGTTGAGGAAGAGCCTGTCGCAATTTGTCGATTGAAACGAGTTGCTGCCGATCATAAGGGAGACGTAAGTGTCCATATGCCGAAAGGTCCTTTTCCCCCAAATGGCAAGAAGATCGCATTGATTGGTGGTGGACCGGCATCTTTGACCGTTGCACGGGATCTTGCGCCCCTAGGTTATGAAATTCATCTGTATGATGACCAGGAGTTTGGCGGTGGAATGATGCGGAGTCAAATTCCTTCCTTCCGTTTGCCGGATGAGGTGTTGTCTGAAGAAGTAAATTTCATCCTGAATCTAGGCATTCACACACATTTTAAAACTTATGTCAACAGCCTAAAAGAAATTCTTTCAAAAGGCTATGATGCAATTTTTGTTGGAACCGGGGCTCCAAAAGGAAAAGATCTGCCAGACTTACCGGGTCGGTGGGATGCTAAAGAAAACATCCATATCGGAATCCAATGGTTGGCTAATGTGGCATTCGAGCATACTGCTAAAATTGGCAAGAAAGTAATTGTCGTTGGTGGGGGTAATACCGCTATGGACTGCTGTCGAACCTCACGCCGTTTAGGAGGTGAAGAAGTGAAAGTCGTAGTTCGGAGTCCTTTTTCAGAAATGAAGGCATCTCCCTGGGAGAAAGAGGATGCAATGCATGAAGATATCCCAATACTGGATTGTCATGTACCCAAATCATTTGTTGTTGAAAATGGACAACTCAAAGGCATGCGCTTTGAAAAAGTTAAGGCAATAAAAGACGATTCCGGAAAAAGAAAATTAGTCCCATCCGGTGAACCTGAGGTGTTGATTGAAGCGGATGAAATTCTACTGGCTATCGGACAAGAAAATAGTTTTCCATGGATTGAACGGGACTTAGGCATTGAATTTGACCAATGGGAAATGCCTAAAGTAGATGTATTAACTCATCAATCATCCATTCCTAATGTATTTTTTGGTGGTGATGCGGCATTTGGACCAAAAAATGTAATCACTGCAGTTGCCCAGGGGCATCAGGCTGCAATATCAATTGACTTGTATTGTCAAGGTAAAAATCTGACCGAGCGGCTTCATCCAATGGTCAATCTGGTTTCTCAAAAAATGGGAATTCACGAATGGGCATACGACAGTAAAATTGTTGATGATCTTCGATACATCGTTCCACAGGCAGATAAAAAATTAACACTCAAAGACCGCAAGAAAGAAGTTGAATTGGGCTTTGACCTCGAAAACGGATTTAAAGAAGCCCAACGCTGTTTAAACTGCGATGTGCAAACAGTTTTTACAACCAGTCGTTGTATTGAATGTGACGCATGTGTTGACATTTGCCCAACGTCCTGCATTTCTTTTGTCGAAGATGGCGAAGAAATGGATTTGCGTACCCGTCTTTCTGCACCTGCAAACAATCTTACCCAGGATTTATATGTTTCTGAAGTCCTGCCCACCAAACGGGTTATGGTTAAAGATGAAGATGTGTGTTTGCATTGTGGATTGTGTGCCGAACGCTGTCCGACAACTGCATGGGATATGCAAAAATATTTTTATCAAGTTACTAAAGCCGGTTCATGCAAGCACATTCTATAA
- a CDS encoding 2-oxoacid:acceptor oxidoreductase subunit alpha — MQAHSIINDFVIRFANVNGTGSASANNMFAKAIFRMGIPVSPKNIFPSNIQGLPTWYEVRVNDQFYLGRRDGIDLMICVNPQSMLQDVASVKSGGYFIYDNTKPLHKEYIREDINYIGIPLTEITIQEYTDPRQRMLFKNIIYVGALAALIDVEMDVLQQLVNEQFKGKEKLIQPNHHALDLGYQYIHKNFAHPLPYRLERRDLLKDKILFEGNAATALGAIYGGATVAAWYPITPSTSVVDAFADYAAEYRVDPETNENNYAIVQAEDELAAMGMVIGAMWNGARAFTATSGPGVSLMQEFLGLAYFAEIPAVLVDVQRTGPSTGMPTRTQQSDILIAAHASHGDTKQVLLFPSSPKECFEFAALSFDLAEQLQTPIIILSDLDLGMNDHVSDALEWKSTTQYRRGKVLTAEQLDQIGRFGRYLDSDGDGIPYRTIPGTHPTKGSFFTRGSSRDEYAIYTEDGNAYKRNMDRLLKKWETIKSYVPKPELMQSESNASMGMLFFGTSHFSSVEARDLLAKDGIELDAMRLRAFPFTQEVCDFVEDHEILFVIEQNRDAQMRTLLINELEINPDKLIRVLNYDGMPITAAHIYKEITNYIQKENKRSKDFSFEMNAS, encoded by the coding sequence ATGCAAGCACATTCTATAATTAATGATTTTGTTATTCGGTTTGCAAATGTAAATGGTACAGGAAGTGCGAGTGCCAATAACATGTTTGCAAAAGCAATATTTAGAATGGGCATACCTGTAAGTCCTAAAAATATTTTTCCATCTAATATTCAGGGTTTACCTACCTGGTATGAAGTGCGTGTCAACGACCAGTTTTATCTTGGCCGTCGAGATGGCATCGATTTGATGATTTGTGTAAATCCGCAATCAATGCTGCAAGATGTAGCGAGTGTAAAATCCGGTGGTTATTTTATTTATGACAATACGAAACCACTTCACAAGGAATATATTCGGGAAGATATCAATTATATAGGAATTCCATTGACTGAAATTACCATTCAGGAATATACTGATCCACGTCAACGGATGTTGTTTAAAAACATCATTTATGTTGGTGCTTTAGCAGCATTAATTGATGTTGAAATGGATGTGTTGCAACAATTGGTCAACGAACAATTTAAAGGCAAGGAAAAATTAATTCAACCGAATCATCATGCCCTGGATTTAGGGTATCAATACATTCATAAAAATTTTGCACATCCACTGCCCTATCGTTTGGAACGACGCGATCTTTTAAAAGATAAAATATTATTTGAAGGAAATGCAGCAACTGCATTGGGTGCAATTTATGGAGGAGCCACTGTAGCTGCATGGTATCCTATTACACCTTCCACTTCAGTAGTTGATGCATTTGCAGATTATGCTGCTGAATATCGTGTAGATCCTGAAACGAATGAAAATAATTATGCCATCGTCCAGGCAGAAGATGAATTGGCCGCAATGGGTATGGTCATTGGTGCGATGTGGAATGGTGCCCGTGCATTTACAGCAACCAGTGGTCCGGGTGTTTCATTGATGCAGGAATTTTTAGGACTTGCCTATTTTGCTGAAATTCCGGCCGTATTGGTTGATGTGCAACGTACTGGCCCATCAACCGGAATGCCGACTCGAACACAACAATCCGATATTTTAATTGCAGCGCACGCTTCCCATGGAGATACCAAACAAGTTTTATTGTTTCCGAGTTCACCAAAGGAATGTTTTGAATTTGCTGCCTTATCGTTTGACCTTGCAGAACAATTACAAACACCTATCATAATTCTGTCTGATTTGGATTTAGGAATGAATGATCATGTAAGCGATGCATTGGAATGGAAATCAACAACTCAATATCGACGTGGAAAAGTATTGACCGCTGAACAGCTGGATCAAATCGGACGCTTTGGTCGTTATTTAGATTCAGATGGTGATGGAATTCCTTATCGTACGATTCCAGGAACACATCCAACAAAAGGCTCCTTTTTTACAAGAGGTTCTTCAAGAGATGAATATGCAATTTATACGGAAGATGGAAATGCATACAAACGCAACATGGATCGTTTGTTGAAAAAATGGGAGACTATTAAATCCTATGTTCCAAAACCTGAACTCATGCAATCAGAATCGAATGCATCCATGGGCATGTTGTTTTTTGGAACCAGTCATTTTTCATCGGTTGAAGCCCGTGATTTACTTGCTAAAGATGGAATTGAATTGGATGCAATGCGATTACGCGCCTTCCCTTTTACACAAGAGGTATGTGATTTTGTAGAAGATCATGAAATTCTTTTTGTAATCGAACAAAATCGCGATGCACAAATGCGGACTTTATTAATCAACGAACTTGAAATAAATCCGGACAAATTGATTCGCGTGTTGAATTACGATGGAATGCCAATCACTGCTGCACATATTTACAAAGAGATCACCAATTATATTCAAAAAGAAAACAAGAGAAGCAAAGACTTTTCTTTTGAAATGAATGCCTCATGA
- a CDS encoding 2-oxoacid:ferredoxin oxidoreductase subunit beta, which translates to MSYIKPNFRHPELPVNNLGYKRKDYEGSLSTLCAGCGHDSISGALIQACFELNIEPHRLAKLSGIGCSSKTPTYFLGNSHGFNSVHGRMPSVATGANLANRDLIYLGVSGDGDTASIGMGQFVHLVRRNLNITYIVMNNGCYGLTKGQDSATADKGSKSKAGSTNLFQNIDLPGLAMELGAGFVARSFSGDKVQLIPLIKAALAHPGFALIDVISPCVTFNNNVGSTKSYDYVRHHIDATATVDFVPHASEIKTDYEAGSNKLVTMHDGSLIKLNKLQADWDPTNRDSAVHALHEANKNGEILTGLIYINEESQELHQILNTTKKPLNALTESELCPGDNALKSINESLR; encoded by the coding sequence ATGAGTTATATAAAACCAAATTTCAGACATCCGGAATTACCTGTAAATAATTTAGGGTATAAGCGAAAAGATTATGAAGGTTCGTTATCAACCCTTTGTGCCGGATGTGGGCATGACTCCATATCAGGGGCCTTAATTCAGGCATGTTTTGAATTAAACATTGAACCCCATCGTCTAGCTAAACTTTCAGGCATTGGTTGTTCGTCAAAAACACCAACCTATTTTTTAGGCAATTCACATGGTTTTAATTCTGTACATGGCAGAATGCCTAGTGTTGCAACTGGTGCTAATCTCGCCAACAGAGACTTAATCTATCTTGGCGTGTCAGGAGATGGGGACACCGCTTCCATCGGAATGGGACAATTTGTGCATTTAGTTCGACGCAATTTAAACATCACTTACATTGTAATGAACAATGGTTGTTATGGTTTGACGAAAGGACAAGATTCAGCAACTGCAGATAAAGGATCTAAAAGCAAAGCCGGTTCAACCAATCTATTTCAGAATATTGATTTACCAGGTTTAGCTATGGAATTGGGAGCAGGATTTGTAGCTCGTAGTTTTTCTGGTGATAAAGTGCAATTGATTCCTTTAATCAAAGCTGCTTTGGCGCATCCTGGTTTTGCGCTCATCGATGTGATATCTCCTTGTGTAACATTTAACAACAATGTTGGTTCTACTAAATCATATGATTATGTTCGCCATCATATTGATGCAACGGCAACTGTAGATTTTGTGCCCCATGCATCTGAAATTAAAACCGATTATGAAGCAGGTAGCAACAAATTGGTCACCATGCACGATGGTTCACTCATTAAACTCAATAAGTTGCAAGCTGACTGGGATCCAACGAATCGCGATTCGGCAGTACATGCATTGCATGAAGCCAATAAAAATGGTGAAATTTTAACAGGTTTGATCTATATCAATGAAGAAAGTCAGGAGTTACATCAAATATTAAATACAACAAAAAAACCACTCAACGCCTTAACCGAGTCTGAATTGTGTCCTGGCGATAACGCATTAAAATCGATTAACGAAAGTTTACGTTAA
- a CDS encoding GxxExxY protein, with amino-acid sequence MTENEITYKLRGAIFRVYRTLGPGLLETVYEAALKHEIRKDGLIVNCQVPLPVIYDEVKMEVGFRIDLLVENKVIIEIKSVENLAEVHHKQVLTYLKLSGMKLGLLVNFNCVEIEKAIFRKVNKL; translated from the coding sequence ATGACAGAAAATGAAATTACCTATAAATTAAGAGGAGCTATTTTTAGGGTATACCGTACACTGGGTCCGGGATTATTGGAAACGGTATATGAAGCCGCATTGAAACATGAAATTCGCAAAGATGGTTTAATTGTAAATTGTCAGGTGCCATTGCCAGTGATTTATGACGAAGTCAAAATGGAAGTGGGATTTCGAATTGATTTACTCGTTGAAAACAAAGTAATCATTGAAATTAAATCCGTTGAAAACCTTGCAGAAGTTCATCATAAGCAAGTTTTGACCTATTTGAAATTATCCGGAATGAAATTAGGTTTGTTGGTAAATTTTAATTGTGTCGAAATAGAAAAAGCCATATTTAGGAAAGTAAATAAACTATAA
- a CDS encoding YfhO family protein yields the protein MLKNLFQKVYPHLIVILLFIAVISFFFAPHWQGKVLQQGDVSSWEGSAREILEYNKQHPGDPALWTGTMFGGMPAYQISTPMDYNFMIYVQKILALGFLSGPVAIFFFCALSFYVLYLVLGLSVPFACMGGLGTALVTGNFIVLEAGHVPKLIVLSMIGFIIAGMILSYRGNWLKGAALFALGMGINVLNNHVQMSYYTMLLMLPLVFAFAIQFIKDKDFKNFMIPSGIMAGIVVLALLASSSSILPTYEYAKETMRGGHILSKKTNDVTGDVNTAGLQWDYATNWSNGGIDLMSCLIPGVAGGGTSEPVDANSELLKSLRKKGYNAPKRFKAPLYWGDLPFTSGPFYFGAIMCLLFVLGLFIVKGPIKWWISISVSLGLLMSMGKHFETLNHFLFDYLPLYSKFRAPSSILSVVSYFFPILGMMALYQISNADKKDESILKKLYYSLAITGGICLFFALLGPSFFDFKHSSDAGYANQGLDTDALISDRKSLMQSDAWRSLIFIVLAAGLLWAYLKSKIQLRYAAIALGLLTLIDLGGVATRYISKEDFVSKSKKEQSQKPRQVDSQILGDKAEYRVLDLTVNTFNSSMPSFFHNHIGGYHPAKLQRYQDLIDLHIEPEIQQLNGFLQNFTSDSSLTNSLSVLSVLNMLNTKYFILGQPGKEMPLPNPFAMGNAWLVQNVKMVSTPDDEIAELSKNNLNQFAIVNQEFDSKLTQKQFDGNGSIKLTSYSPNKMVYEAKCSGNQLAVFSEIWYGPDLGWHLSIDGKEVDLIRANYVLRACQIPDGKHQIVMEFKPKSFMLGKNLSMICSLLLIGLMGFVAYKEFMKLK from the coding sequence ATGTTAAAAAATCTGTTTCAAAAAGTATATCCGCATCTGATTGTCATTCTGTTGTTTATCGCAGTCATTTCCTTTTTCTTTGCTCCACACTGGCAAGGAAAAGTGTTACAACAGGGAGACGTTTCAAGTTGGGAAGGATCAGCACGTGAAATATTAGAATATAACAAACAACATCCGGGAGATCCTGCTTTATGGACTGGGACCATGTTTGGAGGGATGCCGGCCTACCAGATATCCACCCCAATGGATTATAATTTCATGATTTATGTGCAAAAGATTTTGGCTTTAGGATTTCTAAGCGGACCCGTTGCCATATTCTTCTTTTGCGCTTTATCATTTTATGTATTGTATTTAGTCCTTGGACTCAGTGTCCCATTTGCCTGCATGGGTGGATTGGGAACGGCTCTGGTAACCGGCAATTTTATCGTATTAGAAGCCGGACACGTTCCTAAACTGATTGTGCTCTCTATGATTGGTTTTATAATCGCCGGCATGATACTTTCATATCGGGGAAACTGGTTGAAAGGCGCTGCATTATTTGCATTAGGAATGGGCATTAATGTGCTCAACAACCACGTGCAAATGAGTTATTATACCATGCTGCTGATGTTGCCACTGGTATTTGCATTTGCAATTCAATTTATTAAAGACAAAGATTTTAAAAACTTTATGATTCCGAGTGGGATCATGGCAGGCATTGTTGTTTTAGCCTTGCTTGCTTCATCCAGTTCAATCCTTCCTACATACGAATATGCCAAAGAAACCATGCGGGGTGGCCACATCTTAAGTAAAAAAACAAACGATGTGACAGGAGATGTAAATACTGCGGGTTTACAATGGGACTATGCTACCAATTGGAGCAATGGAGGCATCGACCTGATGTCTTGTTTAATCCCGGGAGTTGCCGGAGGCGGAACCTCAGAACCTGTAGATGCAAATTCTGAACTATTAAAAAGCTTGCGTAAAAAAGGTTACAATGCACCCAAGCGATTTAAAGCCCCATTGTATTGGGGAGACCTTCCTTTTACCAGTGGCCCATTTTATTTTGGTGCTATCATGTGTTTGCTGTTTGTTCTGGGTTTGTTTATTGTTAAGGGCCCAATCAAATGGTGGATTAGCATTTCAGTCAGTTTGGGTTTGTTGATGTCGATGGGTAAACACTTTGAAACATTAAATCATTTTCTATTTGATTACTTGCCGCTTTACAGTAAATTCAGAGCACCAAGCAGCATCTTGTCTGTTGTATCCTACTTTTTTCCGATCCTGGGAATGATGGCATTGTATCAAATATCAAACGCTGATAAAAAGGATGAATCCATATTAAAAAAATTATATTACAGTCTAGCGATTACAGGAGGTATTTGTTTGTTTTTTGCTTTGTTGGGTCCGAGCTTTTTTGATTTTAAACACAGCTCGGATGCAGGATATGCAAATCAAGGATTGGATACAGACGCATTGATCTCGGATCGTAAATCCTTAATGCAGAGTGATGCATGGAGGTCCCTGATATTCATCGTATTAGCAGCTGGGTTGCTTTGGGCTTATTTAAAGTCTAAAATCCAATTGCGCTATGCTGCGATTGCATTAGGACTCCTAACTCTAATTGATCTCGGTGGCGTAGCTACGCGATATATCAGCAAGGAAGATTTCGTAAGTAAATCTAAAAAAGAACAATCTCAAAAACCACGTCAAGTTGACTCACAAATATTAGGTGACAAAGCAGAATATAGGGTACTCGATCTAACGGTCAATACGTTTAACAGTTCGATGCCGTCTTTCTTTCACAATCACATCGGCGGTTATCATCCGGCAAAATTGCAGCGATATCAGGATTTGATTGATCTTCATATCGAACCTGAAATTCAACAGCTCAATGGTTTTTTGCAAAATTTTACTTCCGACAGCAGTTTAACGAATTCACTTTCCGTATTGAGTGTATTAAACATGCTCAATACAAAATATTTTATCTTAGGTCAGCCAGGAAAAGAAATGCCCTTACCCAATCCATTTGCAATGGGAAATGCCTGGTTGGTACAAAATGTCAAAATGGTTAGTACACCGGATGATGAAATTGCAGAACTCAGTAAAAATAATTTAAACCAATTTGCAATTGTAAATCAGGAATTTGATTCCAAACTAACTCAAAAACAATTTGATGGAAATGGTTCCATTAAATTAACTTCCTACAGTCCAAATAAAATGGTTTATGAAGCAAAATGCAGCGGAAATCAATTAGCTGTATTTTCTGAAATCTGGTATGGTCCGGATTTAGGTTGGCATCTGAGTATTGATGGAAAAGAAGTAGATTTAATCAGGGCAAATTACGTTTTGAGAGCATGTCAGATTCCAGATGGCAAACACCAGATTGTCATGGAATTTAAACCCAAATCGTTTATGCTTGGAAAAAATCTTTCCATGATTTGTTCTTTGTTGTTAATCGGATTAATGGGATTTGTAGCTTATAAAGAATTCATGAAATTAAAATAA
- a CDS encoding glycosyltransferase produces the protein MKRVLIITYYWPPSGGSGVQRWLYFTKYLRDANWEPIIYTVQNGEYPYTDSSLQQHIPDHLEVIKGPIWEPYALFKKLSGKKEQVNPSIFSEMERGSWFKRFLLWIRGNFFIPDARMFWIRPSVHLLENYLKKHPVDFIVSTGPPHSTHLIARSLKRRLDIPWLADFRDPWTQIYSFKQLNLSKLSKRIHHRLEHSVLQEASLVVTVSPDCKKGLESLVNREVSVITNGYETFPKQNPVKDHSKIKMVYAGVLSADRNPGIFWKVLENYLSDNPAISEKFELILIGNIDPLIVSQLKVSGLSPFLQVLASMPHAQLQHYLFEADLLLLVGVPGNKGVITGKFFEYLYLQKPIYSISPNNSDVVTILKETEAGLNADYTDAEQLYSNLERLFEMVATNSFPKNDAKIANYSRKNLTTAISNLMSDYLEKNK, from the coding sequence TTGAAACGCGTTCTCATTATCACTTATTATTGGCCACCTTCCGGTGGGTCGGGCGTCCAGCGGTGGTTGTATTTTACGAAATATCTCCGGGATGCTAATTGGGAACCAATCATTTATACGGTTCAAAATGGGGAGTATCCCTATACAGATTCAAGTTTGCAGCAACATATACCGGATCATTTGGAAGTGATAAAAGGCCCGATTTGGGAACCTTATGCCTTATTTAAAAAGCTATCCGGTAAGAAGGAACAGGTCAATCCAAGCATTTTTTCTGAAATGGAACGCGGTTCCTGGTTTAAGCGGTTCTTACTGTGGATCCGTGGAAATTTCTTTATTCCGGATGCACGAATGTTTTGGATCCGTCCTTCCGTACATTTATTGGAAAACTATTTAAAAAAACACCCGGTCGATTTTATAGTTAGTACAGGTCCTCCTCACAGTACCCATTTAATCGCACGTTCATTAAAACGTCGATTGGATATTCCCTGGCTGGCTGATTTTCGGGATCCCTGGACACAAATTTATTCGTTTAAACAACTCAACTTAAGCAAGCTTTCAAAAAGAATACACCATCGGCTGGAACATTCTGTTTTGCAGGAAGCCAGTTTAGTAGTGACAGTAAGTCCGGATTGTAAAAAAGGATTGGAATCATTGGTCAATCGTGAAGTAAGTGTAATTACCAACGGATATGAAACGTTTCCAAAACAGAATCCTGTAAAAGATCATTCTAAAATTAAAATGGTTTATGCTGGTGTGTTAAGTGCAGATCGCAACCCAGGTATTTTTTGGAAAGTTTTGGAAAATTATTTAAGTGACAATCCTGCAATTTCAGAAAAATTTGAGTTGATTCTTATTGGGAATATAGATCCATTGATCGTTTCTCAATTAAAAGTTTCTGGCTTATCTCCTTTTTTGCAAGTCCTTGCATCCATGCCACACGCGCAACTGCAGCATTATTTGTTTGAAGCTGACCTCCTTCTGTTGGTTGGTGTTCCCGGAAACAAAGGGGTAATTACCGGTAAATTTTTCGAATACCTTTATTTGCAAAAACCAATTTATTCAATTTCACCTAACAACAGTGATGTTGTAACAATTTTGAAGGAAACGGAAGCAGGTTTGAATGCTGATTATACTGACGCAGAGCAATTGTATTCGAATCTTGAAAGACTTTTTGAAATGGTGGCTACTAATTCCTTTCCAAAAAATGATGCTAAAATTGCCAACTATTCACGTAAAAATCTGACCACAGCGATTTCAAATTTAATGAGTGATTATCTGGAGAAAAACAAGTAA
- the asnB gene encoding asparagine synthase (glutamine-hydrolyzing) has product MCGLAGIFNLDGASINSQDLLKMTRIIRHRGPDDEGYLLIHTANKNIHHHVHDDTISEIKANSSVLPNHTNCNLGIGYRRLAIIDLSAKGHQPMADPSGQIWLSFNGEIYNYIEIREELIKLGHQFRTNSDSEVLIHAYLQWNEQCLGKFIGMFAFVIYDNRSSSLFIARDRMGIKPFNYFFDGNQFIWASEEKQIAAIIPNKISPNRQALLEFLQWNRQFETSATFITEIQQLPAAHYAIVSLKGIELKKYWDIPMASEREMLNESNSCNSIQALLSDSIKLRLRSDVPLGIALSGGIDSSSICCLARKLTNQSIRTFSVFYEGKQYDERSYIQAVLDQGGFQSTFQTGSKEITVEELAAWTYHQDAPTAGGSPFSAFLNYRNVRQAGIIVLLNGQGGDELFAGYPYFYKYYLAQCYQQGNIMEILKTTAALAFQQGFKTAISHNYLAKQRLQLDSVALRKLEHKKYASSNLYPETQMQINLHTNRSLLSTALQNAIQITHLPHMLHWEDRNSMANSIESRVPFLDHRLVEKSFYIPDQLKLHQGETKYILRESMKPYVPEIILKRKDKIGFATPTSYWTHTVLKSAIMDMVHSSGFLSRDWWHGKQIQDRLTKDINQFGENELWKIFTSELWYQSTFQTNP; this is encoded by the coding sequence ATGTGTGGTTTAGCTGGAATTTTTAATCTGGATGGAGCATCTATAAACAGTCAGGATCTGTTAAAAATGACCCGGATCATCCGTCATCGGGGTCCGGATGATGAAGGCTATTTACTAATCCATACTGCCAACAAAAACATCCATCACCATGTACACGATGACACCATTTCAGAAATAAAAGCAAACTCATCCGTATTGCCAAATCATACCAATTGCAATCTTGGCATCGGATACAGACGGCTTGCAATCATCGATCTTTCTGCCAAAGGACATCAACCCATGGCAGACCCCTCGGGTCAAATTTGGTTGAGTTTCAACGGAGAAATTTACAATTATATTGAAATTCGTGAGGAATTGATCAAGCTGGGCCATCAATTTAGAACAAACAGCGATTCTGAAGTCTTAATACATGCGTATTTACAATGGAATGAACAATGCCTTGGAAAATTTATTGGCATGTTTGCGTTTGTTATCTATGACAATCGGTCCAGTAGTCTATTTATTGCAAGAGATCGCATGGGGATCAAGCCATTTAATTATTTTTTTGATGGCAATCAATTTATTTGGGCTTCTGAAGAAAAACAAATCGCTGCTATTATCCCAAACAAAATCAGTCCAAATCGTCAGGCGTTATTAGAATTTCTTCAATGGAATCGTCAATTTGAAACCTCGGCAACTTTTATAACTGAAATTCAACAATTGCCTGCTGCACATTATGCAATTGTTTCTTTAAAAGGCATCGAACTAAAAAAATATTGGGACATCCCAATGGCTTCAGAACGAGAAATGCTGAATGAATCCAATTCCTGTAATTCCATACAAGCGTTATTAAGTGATTCTATTAAATTGCGTTTGCGCAGCGATGTGCCTTTGGGTATTGCTTTAAGTGGCGGCATTGATTCTTCTTCAATCTGTTGCCTGGCAAGAAAATTAACCAATCAATCCATACGCACCTTTTCTGTATTTTATGAAGGTAAACAGTATGATGAGCGAAGTTACATTCAAGCTGTTTTAGACCAGGGTGGATTTCAATCTACATTTCAAACAGGTAGTAAAGAAATTACTGTTGAAGAATTGGCAGCATGGACATATCATCAAGATGCCCCAACTGCAGGAGGGAGTCCCTTCTCTGCATTTTTAAATTATCGCAATGTCCGTCAGGCAGGTATCATTGTATTACTCAATGGACAAGGTGGTGATGAATTGTTTGCCGGCTATCCTTATTTTTATAAATATTATTTGGCGCAATGTTATCAGCAAGGCAATATCATGGAAATCCTGAAAACGACTGCAGCCTTAGCCTTTCAACAAGGCTTCAAAACTGCCATATCGCATAATTATCTTGCGAAACAACGATTGCAGTTAGATTCAGTTGCACTTAGAAAATTAGAACATAAAAAATATGCATCATCTAACTTGTATCCTGAAACGCAGATGCAAATAAATTTGCACACAAATCGCTCCTTGCTATCAACGGCCTTACAAAACGCAATTCAAATTACCCACTTACCGCACATGTTGCATTGGGAAGACCGAAATTCAATGGCTAATTCAATTGAGAGCCGTGTTCCGTTTTTAGATCATCGGTTGGTTGAAAAATCATTTTATATACCCGATCAATTAAAATTGCATCAAGGTGAAACAAAATACATCTTACGAGAAAGCATGAAACCCTATGTTCCAGAGATTATTCTTAAACGGAAAGATAAAATTGGATTTGCAACTCCAACTTCTTATTGGACACATACTGTTTTAAAATCAGCGATAATGGATATGGTTCATAGTTCAGGTTTCTTATCGAGAGATTGGTGGCACGGCAAACAGATACAAGATCGGCTTACAAAAGATATCAATCAATTCGGCGAAAACGAATTGTGGAAAATTTTCACCAGCGAATTGTGGTACCAATCGACTTTCCAAACGAACCCATAA